ATGAGCCTAACTGTCCGCCGATGAGGACCCCTGGGACGGTGAAAACAACCAAGCTAAGCACTATACTCAAGGTCTCTCCGCCAGTTTGTACGAACTTTATGAAATGCCCCGTGGAGGCGACCAGGGCGGTAATCGCAACCACAAACACACTAGAGGCCACAGCGACCCGACTGGGCACCCGACAGCGTTGTAGGAGAAAATAACCATTTAATTCCCCCTGGCCCGTAGATATCATGCCGATGAACAGACCACCCAATCCGGAAAAGAAACGACCCTCATTGCGATTGCAGACAGAATAGCGAATCTCTTCACCTTCTCTCGTTACCAGGCATGTCTCGGCTTTCTCACCCTCGTACTCTTTCTGGATAGCGTCATCCAGGCCCTCAACCCCATCATGATCAGGTGCTCTCAGGAAACTGATTGCAATTGCTAATAATCCTCCACCAAGTATCACCTTAAGAAATTCAGAAGGAACATATCCGGCTACCCAGGTACCTAGCAAAGCCATTGGGATAGTGGCTGTTAAAAGGTCGACACCTAACTTATAGTCAATCAACCGTTTGCGAGCATAGGCATACAAACCGCTGGCGAATCCAAAAACTTCTGTTATCAGACCCGTTCCAATCGCAATTTCTGGAGAAAGACCCAAGGCGAGAATGAAAAGCGGTGTAAAAAATGTCGCACCTTCTACACCTGAAGCCATAGCTATGGTCGCAATTAGGATTGAAATGGGGAACATAAACCAATATTCCAATGTCATACCACGTACCTCCGGTTAGAGTTAATGCATGTACGCCTAATTCCTTGTGGGCCCAAATATGAGCACGCTCTAGAACTGCTTGTCTATGATTTTTGTCACATTAATGATGTCGAATTGACACTAAGCTTTTTCGATGCCGAGAATTGTAATATCGTCCCAATTGTGGTCCTGATTACTAAATCTTCGAGCTAATGAAACAAGATGTTCAATCAATTTTTCACCGGACTTTTCACTATTTTCCAAAATCATGTTTTTTAAGAATTCGTAACCAAATTGTTCATTTGCTTCGTTTTGTATTTCGCTTAGGCCATCTGTGTAAAGAATTAAGGAATCGCTTTCCTCCAACTTAATAACAACCTCTTGTCCAGGCGTGTACGATGCTTTTTCGACGACTCCGAGCACCAGCCCGCTGGCTAAAACTGGCTCGACCCTATGCTTGCTACGCCGGAGGACAATTGGGTAAGGAATTCCACCATTGACGATGGAACACTGAGCGGATCTAGTATCTAAGATGACTACTAAGGCAGCTACAAATACATTGGCCGGTAGTATCTTCATAAGTGTTGCGTTCATGCCTGCGAGAATATCCCCGGTACCCATGTCACAGTTTTTAAAGTCCGAAAAGGACAATTTCAGCAGAGTCGTACTCAGGGCGGCTTGTATTCCGTGTCCTGTGATATCAGCTATCAGGATGGCAATGCGATTATTGGCTAAAGGCATGACATCGTAGAAATCACCACCAACTTCCAGCGCTGGCAGATATTTTGCCGTAAATGAAATACCGTTCGCTTCCGGAAACTCATTTGGAAGAAGTCTTTCCTGTAACTGACGGGCCAGAGAAAGCTCCTCCTTGAATAACTCTTGATTCTGCACCAAAGAATCCCGTTGTAAAAGAAGTGTGTCTAACTCGCGAATTTTCTTATGTAAAATCTCTTTCAGGTTTTTATTGGCGAGTGCATTTCGAATAACCAGTTTGAGGTGTTCATTGTCCCAGGGCTTTTCGATATATTGGAATATACCAACCTCATTGACGGCTTTGATGGCATTCTCTTTGTCGCCATAGCCCGTAAGCAGAATACGCACTGTATCCGGGTGTAACTTTTTAATTTCTGCAAGAAATTCCAATCCGTCCATATCTGCCATCAACGAATCTGAAATTACCACATCGACTGGTGTTGCCTGAAACATTTTAAGGGCATCTACCGCGGATTGGAATGCGAGAATTTCGTAGTTGGTCTCGAATTCAAGAAGAGTCTTGAGGCTATCAGTTACAACTGGCTCGTCGTCAACAAGCATGATTTTAGGCTTTGGTAGAGATCTCTCTTCATCTTCAATTTTGTCGCTCATTACTGAACCTTATGGTTAAAATTCTGTTCGTTGGGTAAAAACGTTTCTCATCCACCGAGTATAACCTTGGAGATGTCATGACACAGACACGCCCGTCATAAGCGGCGGTATTACTTATCCGACTCCATACTACAATCTCTATCTCCGTATTCGATTTCTATGGTGATATGCTCCAATCCCATATTTTTGGTAAGTGACTTGATTTCACGTTTCATCTGTGAAACTTTATCTTTAGCTGTGCTTTTATCGATCACCACATGGGTCGTCAAGACGTTATGTGCACCGTCTAACGACCAAAAGTGCGTATGATGGGTAGATTGTACTTTATCAATTGCTCGTATTTTCATTTCAATGTCATTGACATTACCAGACACTGGGACAGCCTGTAAGAAAAGTGCCGATGTCTTTCTTAGATTACGAAGCACATTGTACGAGACATAAAGTGTGACCAGCACAGCAAGTATTGGATCGAGAATGTACAAATCTGTGAAAAGCAGGACGACACTCACCACCAACACTGCCGCCCAACTCATCACATCTTCCAACAGATGCCAGGTAACCACCTGCACATTTAATTTCTTGCCATCCTTGACTCGTAATACCGCTAAACCATTAATGATGATTCCGGCGACGGCTAAAGCCATCATGCCCGTCGCGTCGGAAGGTTGCGGGTTGATGAGTCGTGGAATGGCTGCGGATAAAACAAATCCAGACCCGATAATTAAGACAACCATATTAGCCAATGCCCCTAGCAACGAAAAGCGCCGGTATCCATAAGAATACTTGGCGTCCTTTCCCTTGTGTGAGTATTTCTCTAGAAACCAAGACAAACCTAAAGAAAGACTGTCTCCAAAATCATGCAGCGCATCTGAGACAATGGCTACACTGTTTGTCCAGATGCCCCCGATAATTTCAACTAAGGTAAAAGCGAAATTTAAAAAAAATGCCGCTCTGAGATCGCTTTTGCTATCTTGAGTATGCACATTAATCGCCGGATTCGTATTTAAAAGACAGACTTACTTTGGCGCGGTAAGCGACAACTTTCCCGTTCTCAAC
This region of candidate division KSB1 bacterium genomic DNA includes:
- a CDS encoding SpoIIE family protein phosphatase, encoding MSDKIEDEERSLPKPKIMLVDDEPVVTDSLKTLLEFETNYEILAFQSAVDALKMFQATPVDVVISDSLMADMDGLEFLAEIKKLHPDTVRILLTGYGDKENAIKAVNEVGIFQYIEKPWDNEHLKLVIRNALANKNLKEILHKKIRELDTLLLQRDSLVQNQELFKEELSLARQLQERLLPNEFPEANGISFTAKYLPALEVGGDFYDVMPLANNRIAILIADITGHGIQAALSTTLLKLSFSDFKNCDMGTGDILAGMNATLMKILPANVFVAALVVILDTRSAQCSIVNGGIPYPIVLRRSKHRVEPVLASGLVLGVVEKASYTPGQEVVIKLEESDSLILYTDGLSEIQNEANEQFGYEFLKNMILENSEKSGEKLIEHLVSLARRFSNQDHNWDDITILGIEKA
- a CDS encoding cation transporter produces the protein MNVHTQDSKSDLRAAFFLNFAFTLVEIIGGIWTNSVAIVSDALHDFGDSLSLGLSWFLEKYSHKGKDAKYSYGYRRFSLLGALANMVVLIIGSGFVLSAAIPRLINPQPSDATGMMALAVAGIIINGLAVLRVKDGKKLNVQVVTWHLLEDVMSWAAVLVVSVVLLFTDLYILDPILAVLVTLYVSYNVLRNLRKTSALFLQAVPVSGNVNDIEMKIRAIDKVQSTHHTHFWSLDGAHNVLTTHVVIDKSTAKDKVSQMKREIKSLTKNMGLEHITIEIEYGDRDCSMESDK
- a CDS encoding sulfite exporter TauE/SafE family protein produces the protein MTLEYWFMFPISILIATIAMASGVEGATFFTPLFILALGLSPEIAIGTGLITEVFGFASGLYAYARKRLIDYKLGVDLLTATIPMALLGTWVAGYVPSEFLKVILGGGLLAIAISFLRAPDHDGVEGLDDAIQKEYEGEKAETCLVTREGEEIRYSVCNRNEGRFFSGLGGLFIGMISTGQGELNGYFLLQRCRVPSRVAVASSVFVVAITALVASTGHFIKFVQTGGETLSIVLSLVVFTVPGVLIGGQLGSLVSSRISQHLLERGLAILFILVAALTLGEVIL